AACAGTTAGGCGGTTTAGGCAGTCCGGCAATACGATTGACATGACGAGCAACCAAGCCAGTGTTAAACATTTGCTGTAGTTTTTGGTTGCTAATATCTTGATCTGGCAGTGTTTTCATCAGGTACTTAATCAGTGGCCGGGTCGAAGGCGGGTGATTAAAGTTATTGTGGAATTCTCGAACTTTATGCAACACAGCGTAGTGTTCCGTGGTTAAAGACACGTCTAAAATATCGGCCAGCTGCTGCGCAACCGCTTCACTCCATAAGGTATGATCGACTAAGTGCCCCTCATTGTCTAATGCAATGGGGGTTTGGTTATCAGAGTGAATATTTAAGCCAGCCAGTGCCGTGGTATCTGTGGTCATAGTGTTTTTTAGCTCGTTTTAGTGTAAAGCTCGTTTTATTGTTTAGTTTGACTGCTAAGTCTGCTCAAATCATAAGCTAGATAAAGTTAATCAGTATTTACTAATAAATCTTAGATATTAAGTTATGTCGTAGATAATAAGCTGTACAGTAAGTACTAAGTCGTGGAGTGTAAGGTCACCACACGATGGGTCTTTTGAGTCAGGTTGACCCAATCTAAGTCACTTAATACGGTTACCCCGGTCAAATCTAGGTTTAGTTTGGCGCTGTCATTAAGACGGTCAATATCCTCAGCAAGTACATACCAAGCACTAACACTGTCGATGCTACTTTGAATCTCATCATCGCCATTGAAGTCTTTGATATATGCCTTCGCCCAGGCATAGTAAGCGCTTGATTCGCCAAGTAACAAAATACTGTCACCTGCCTGCCAAAGTGTGCCTAATTCCCTTATAAGCGGTTTTAGGGTATTCATGGTTGCGTGAATTTGAAACAAAGTGGCCATAATCTAAACTCTTTTAATGGGTCAATGTATTAAGACAAAAGGTGAGTTAACTTAATGGGTTAACTGAATAAGATAAAGTGCTATGAGAGCAGCAGTC
Above is a window of Psychrobacter sp. FDAARGOS_221 DNA encoding:
- a CDS encoding TusE/DsrC/DsvC family sulfur relay protein; translated protein: MTTDTTALAGLNIHSDNQTPIALDNEGHLVDHTLWSEAVAQQLADILDVSLTTEHYAVLHKVREFHNNFNHPPSTRPLIKYLMKTLPDQDISNQKLQQMFNTGLVARHVNRIAGLPKPPNCL